A window of the Rhodoferax sp. GW822-FHT02A01 genome harbors these coding sequences:
- a CDS encoding DUF1800 domain-containing protein: MSRNTKYTIWVYGERMPNAVVISRPHWIRRSPLTWALLCCAMLLGGCATPVTDSSRAQASNTNPYLPVNRLTWGASTSAVEQYSAEGADQYLARQLHPSASRLAPELQAQIDSMTISKTPVLELLQQMEQMRKDADAVAADDAKKTAQQAYQQELNRLQREAATRHVLRALYSPNQIQEQMTWFWMNHFSVHQYKSNLRVLLGDYEENAIRAHALGSFRELLGAVATHPAMLRYLDNDQNAAGHINENYARELMELHTLGVDGGYSQHDVQELARVLTGNGVNQSTTNPGLKKELQGYYVRRGLFEFNPARHDFGDKVLLGQPIKSKGLAELNEALDRLALHPSTARFISRKLAVYWLADEPPAALVNRMAKAFAQSKGDIAGTLQVLFTAPEFARAAPKFKDPMRYVVSAVRLAYDQKAILNVNPIFNWLNRMGEPLYGRVTPDGYPLNSHAWDSPGQMATRFEIAKAIGSGSAGLFKTDGPQAQERAAFPQLSNALYFQAIAKTLQPATAKALDQATSPQEWNTFLLSSPEMMYR, translated from the coding sequence AACGGATGCCCAACGCCGTGGTTATTTCGCGACCCCACTGGATACGCAGGAGCCCGCTCACGTGGGCCTTGCTGTGTTGCGCCATGTTGCTGGGAGGCTGCGCCACCCCGGTGACCGATTCTTCCCGTGCACAGGCAAGTAACACCAATCCGTATCTGCCGGTAAACCGCCTGACCTGGGGCGCCAGCACCAGCGCGGTGGAGCAGTACAGCGCCGAAGGCGCAGACCAGTACCTGGCCCGTCAGCTGCATCCATCGGCATCCAGACTGGCTCCTGAACTGCAGGCACAGATCGACAGCATGACCATCAGCAAGACGCCGGTGCTGGAGCTGTTGCAACAGATGGAGCAGATGCGCAAGGATGCGGACGCCGTGGCGGCGGACGACGCCAAGAAGACGGCGCAGCAGGCCTACCAGCAGGAGCTCAACCGGCTGCAACGGGAAGCGGCTACGCGCCATGTGTTGCGTGCGCTGTACTCGCCCAACCAGATTCAGGAGCAGATGACCTGGTTCTGGATGAACCACTTCAGCGTGCACCAGTACAAGAGCAACTTGCGCGTCCTGCTGGGTGACTACGAGGAAAACGCCATCCGTGCCCATGCGCTGGGCAGCTTTCGCGAGCTGCTGGGCGCCGTGGCCACACACCCGGCCATGCTGCGCTATCTGGACAACGACCAGAATGCCGCCGGGCATATCAATGAGAACTATGCACGCGAGCTGATGGAGTTGCACACCTTGGGTGTGGACGGCGGCTACAGCCAGCACGACGTGCAGGAACTGGCCCGCGTGCTGACTGGAAACGGTGTCAACCAAAGCACTACCAACCCCGGACTGAAGAAGGAGCTGCAGGGGTACTACGTGCGCCGTGGGCTGTTTGAATTCAACCCGGCGCGCCATGACTTTGGCGACAAAGTGTTGCTGGGTCAGCCTATCAAGAGCAAGGGGCTGGCAGAGTTGAACGAGGCGTTGGACCGCCTGGCCCTGCACCCGTCCACAGCCCGCTTCATCAGCCGCAAGCTGGCGGTGTACTGGCTGGCCGATGAGCCGCCCGCTGCGCTGGTCAACCGCATGGCCAAGGCGTTTGCGCAGAGCAAGGGCGACATTGCGGGCACGCTGCAAGTGCTGTTCACGGCGCCGGAGTTTGCCCGTGCGGCGCCCAAGTTCAAGGACCCCATGCGCTACGTGGTGTCGGCCGTGCGGCTGGCGTATGACCAGAAGGCCATTCTGAATGTGAACCCCATCTTCAACTGGCTCAACCGCATGGGCGAGCCGCTGTATGGCCGGGTCACGCCCGATGGCTATCCGCTGAACAGCCACGCCTGGGATAGTCCAGGCCAGATGGCTACGCGCTTCGAGATAGCCAAGGCCATTGGCTCGGGCAGTGCAGGCCTGTTCAAGACCGATGGCCCGCAGGCGCAGGAGCGTGCGGCGTTCCCGCAACTCTCGAACGCCTTGTACTTCCAGGCTATAGCCAAGACCTTGCAGCCGGCCACGGCCAAGGCGCTGGACCAGGCCACATCGCCCCAGGAGTGGAATACCTTTTTGCTGTCTTCGCCGGAGATGATGTACCGCTAG